In the Pseudomonas sp. ADAK2 genome, one interval contains:
- a CDS encoding transglutaminase family protein has protein sequence MSIHVALHHVTHYRYDRAVELGPQIVRLRPAAHSRTRILSYALKVSPEQHFINWQQDPQGNYLARLVFPEKTDELRIEVDLLAEMAVFNPFDFFLEPYAEKIPFTYAADERKELAPYLETLPLTPKFKAYLDGIDRTPLPSVDFLVALNQRLSDDIGYLIRMEPGVQTPEHTLEHASGSCRDSAWLLVQLLRNLGLAARFVSGYLIQLTADVKSLDGPSGTDVDFTDLHAWCEVYLPGAGWVGLDATSGLFAGEGHIPLACSPDPGSAAPISGLVEPCECEFTHEMSVERIWEAPRVTKPYTEDQWLAIQALGRQIDADLLEGDVRLTMGGEPTFVSIDDPDGAEWNTAALGPDKRRLSAELFQRMRRHYAPKGLVHFGQGKWYPGEQLPRWSLNCYWRRDGVPIWHNSALIADEQEDYGADGELAGRFLASVAERLKIPTRFVFPAYEDNFYYLWREGALPQNVSAEDSRLEEPLERARLRKVFSQGLDKVIGQVLPLARTAKGDQWQSGRWYLRDEHCRLVPGDSPLGYRLPLGSQPWVKAAEYPFIYPNDPNQAFPALPDTQQLNSPGTPAEAVERDIEVDESADWLTRTAFCAEAREGRLYLFMPPLERVEDYLELVAAIEATAEELLCPVLLEGYEPPSDPRLSNFRITPDPGVIEVNVQPSATWDELVERTEFLYEEARQTRLTTEKFMIDGRHTGTGGGNHFVLGGATPADSPFLRRPDLLRSLISYWHNHPSLSYLFSGLFIGPTSQAPRVDEARNDSLYELEIAFAQMPKPGEECAPWLVDRLLRNLLIDVTGNTHRAEFCIDKLYSPDGATGRLGLLELRAFEMPPHARMSLAQQLLLRALVARFWREPYAPPKLARWGTELHDRFLLPHFIEQDFADVIVDLNAAGYPVRAEWFAAHLEFRFPKVGDYAVSGIELEVRQALEPWHVLGEEGAVGGTVRYVDSSLERLQVKVTGLAPQRYLLTCNGIPVPLQPTGRVGEFVAGVRFRAWQPSNCLQPTIPVHAPLVFDLLDTWMERSLGGCQYHVAHPGGRNYDSLPVNANEAESRRMARFFRIGHTPGKLPIPNVTINDELPMTLDLRRF, from the coding sequence GTGTCGATTCATGTCGCATTGCATCACGTCACGCACTACCGCTACGACCGTGCTGTCGAGCTCGGTCCGCAGATTGTTCGCCTGCGCCCGGCGGCCCACAGTCGCACGCGGATTTTGTCCTATGCGCTGAAAGTTTCGCCCGAGCAGCACTTCATCAACTGGCAACAAGACCCCCAGGGCAATTACCTGGCGCGGTTGGTGTTCCCGGAGAAAACCGATGAGCTGCGGATCGAAGTCGACTTGCTGGCAGAAATGGCAGTGTTCAATCCGTTCGACTTCTTCCTGGAGCCCTACGCCGAAAAGATCCCGTTCACCTACGCCGCCGATGAGCGCAAGGAGCTGGCGCCGTACCTGGAAACCTTGCCCCTGACGCCGAAGTTCAAGGCCTACCTGGACGGCATCGACCGCACGCCGCTGCCCAGCGTCGATTTTCTCGTCGCCCTCAACCAACGCCTGAGTGACGACATCGGCTACCTGATCCGCATGGAGCCCGGCGTCCAGACCCCCGAACACACCCTCGAACATGCCTCCGGTTCCTGCCGCGATTCGGCGTGGCTGCTGGTGCAACTGTTGCGCAACCTCGGCTTGGCGGCGCGTTTTGTCTCCGGCTACCTGATCCAGTTGACCGCCGACGTCAAAAGTCTCGACGGACCCTCCGGCACCGACGTGGACTTCACCGATTTGCACGCCTGGTGCGAGGTCTACTTGCCCGGCGCCGGCTGGGTCGGCCTGGACGCGACCTCAGGACTGTTTGCCGGTGAAGGACATATTCCGTTGGCGTGTAGTCCCGATCCGGGCTCTGCGGCACCGATCAGTGGCTTGGTGGAACCGTGCGAGTGCGAATTCACCCACGAAATGTCCGTGGAGCGCATTTGGGAAGCGCCGCGCGTCACTAAGCCCTACACCGAAGATCAATGGCTGGCGATCCAGGCGCTGGGCCGGCAGATCGATGCCGATCTGCTCGAAGGTGACGTGCGCCTGACCATGGGCGGCGAACCGACCTTCGTTTCCATCGATGACCCGGACGGCGCCGAATGGAACACCGCAGCCCTTGGCCCGGATAAGCGTCGCCTGTCCGCCGAACTGTTTCAGCGCATGCGCAGGCATTACGCGCCCAAAGGCCTGGTGCATTTCGGCCAGGGCAAGTGGTATCCGGGCGAGCAGCTGCCGCGCTGGTCACTGAATTGCTATTGGCGCCGTGACGGTGTGCCGATCTGGCACAACAGCGCGCTGATCGCCGATGAACAGGAAGACTACGGCGCCGACGGCGAACTGGCCGGGCGCTTTCTGGCGAGTGTCGCCGAACGCCTGAAAATTCCGACACGCTTTGTGTTTCCGGCCTACGAAGACAATTTCTATTACCTCTGGCGCGAAGGCGCTTTGCCGCAAAACGTCAGTGCCGAAGACTCGCGCCTGGAAGAACCGCTGGAGCGGGCGCGACTGCGTAAAGTCTTCAGCCAAGGGCTGGACAAGGTCATCGGCCAGGTCCTGCCGCTGGCGCGCACCGCCAAGGGTGATCAATGGCAGAGCGGTCGCTGGTACCTGCGCGATGAACACTGCCGGTTGGTGCCGGGGGATTCGCCGCTGGGTTATCGCTTGCCGCTGGGCTCGCAGCCTTGGGTGAAAGCGGCCGAATATCCCTTCATCTACCCCAACGACCCGAACCAGGCATTCCCGGCGCTGCCGGACACCCAGCAATTGAACAGTCCGGGCACGCCGGCCGAAGCGGTTGAACGGGATATCGAGGTCGACGAATCCGCCGACTGGCTGACCCGCACCGCGTTCTGCGCCGAAGCGCGGGAGGGACGCTTGTACCTGTTCATGCCGCCGCTGGAACGGGTCGAGGATTATCTGGAATTGGTCGCGGCCATCGAGGCCACCGCCGAGGAATTGCTCTGTCCGGTCTTGCTCGAAGGCTATGAACCGCCAAGCGATCCGCGCCTGAGCAACTTCCGCATCACCCCGGACCCGGGCGTGATCGAGGTCAACGTGCAGCCGTCCGCCACGTGGGATGAGCTGGTGGAACGCACCGAATTTCTTTACGAAGAAGCACGCCAGACCCGCCTGACCACCGAGAAATTCATGATCGACGGCCGCCACACCGGCACCGGTGGCGGTAACCATTTCGTCCTGGGTGGCGCGACGCCGGCTGACTCACCGTTTTTGCGCCGTCCCGACTTGCTGCGCAGCCTGATCAGTTACTGGCATAACCATCCATCCTTGTCCTACTTGTTTTCCGGACTGTTCATCGGCCCGACGTCACAGGCGCCACGGGTGGATGAAGCGCGTAACGACTCGTTGTATGAGCTGGAAATCGCCTTCGCCCAGATGCCGAAACCGGGGGAAGAGTGCGCGCCATGGCTGGTGGATCGACTGCTGCGTAACTTGTTGATCGATGTCACCGGCAACACCCACCGCGCCGAGTTCTGCATCGACAAGCTCTACTCGCCGGACGGTGCGACCGGGCGTCTCGGCTTGCTGGAGTTGCGCGCCTTTGAAATGCCGCCCCATGCCCGTATGAGCCTGGCGCAGCAATTGTTGCTGCGGGCGCTGGTGGCGCGGTTCTGGCGCGAACCGTATGCGCCGCCGAAACTGGCGCGCTGGGGCACCGAGCTGCACGATCGCTTCCTGCTGCCGCACTTTATCGAGCAGGATTTCGCCGACGTCATCGTCGACCTGAATGCCGCCGGTTATCCGGTGCGGGCCGAGTGGTTTGCCGCGCATCTGGAGTTTCGTTTTCCCAAGGTCGGCGACTACGCCGTCAGTGGCATCGAGCTGGAAGTGCGTCAGGCCCTGGAGCCTTGGCATGTGCTGGGCGAGGAGGGCGCGGTGGGCGGCACGGTGCGTTATGTGGATTCGTCCCTGGAGCGCTTGCAGGTCAAAGTCACGGGACTGGCGCCGCAGCGTTACCTGCTGACGTGTAACGGCATCCCGGTGCCGCTGCAACCGACCGGCCGGGTTGGCGAATTCGTCGCCGGCGTGCGCTTTCGGGCCTGGCAACCGTCCAACTGCCTGCAACCGACCATCCCGGTCCACGCGCCGCTGGTGTTCGACCTGCTCGACACCTGGATGGAACGTTCCCTGGGCGGCTGTCAGTACCACGTCGCCCATCCGGGCGGGCGCAACTACGACAGTTTGCCGGTGAACGCCAATGAAGCGGAGAGCCGCCGCATGGCGCGATTCTTCCGAATCGGACACACCCCTGGGAAACTTCCTATACCGAACGTGACGATTAACGACGAGCTGCCGATGACGCTCGATTTACGACGTTTCTAA
- a CDS encoding YgiQ family radical SAM protein yields MQAAKPLFDYPKYWAECFGPAPFLPMSREEMDQLGWDSCDIIIVTGDAYVDHPSFGMAIIGRLLESQGFRVGIIAQPNWQSKDDFMKLGEPNLFFGVAAGNMDSMINRYTADKKIRSDDAYTPGGLAGKRPDRASLVYSQRCKEAYKNVPIVLGGIEASLRRIAHYDYWQDRVRNSILIDACADILLYGNAERAIVEVAQRLSYGHKIEDITDVRGTAFIRRDTPKDWYEVDSTRIDRPGKVDKIINPYVNTQDTQACAIEQEKGPLEDPEEAKVVQILASPKMTRDKTVIRLPSVEKVRGDAVLYAHANRVLHLETNPGNARALVQKHGEVDVWFNPPPIPMTTEEMDYVFGMPYARVPHPAYGKEKIPAYDMIRFSVNIMRGCFGGCTFCSITEHEGRIIQNRSEESIIREIEEIRDKVPGFTGVISDLGGPTANMYRIACKSPEIESACRKPSCVFPGICPNLNTDHSSLIQLYRSARALPGVKKILIASGLRYDLAVESPEYVKELVTHHVGGYLKIAPEHTEEGPLNQMMKPGIGSYDKFKRMFEKYTKEAGKEQYLIPYFIAAHPGTTDEDMMNLALWLKGNGFRADQVQAFYPSPMATATAMYHSGKNPLRKVTYKSDTVTIVKSEEQRRLHKAFLRYHDPKGWPMLREALTRMGRADLIGPGKTQLIPLHQPATDSYQSARRKNSTPAGSHKVAGEKTTKILTQHTGLPPRASDGGNPWDKREQAKAAAFARNQQAAKDRKDAAKGKGPKPARKPVVPR; encoded by the coding sequence ATGCAAGCAGCCAAGCCGTTATTTGACTATCCCAAGTACTGGGCCGAATGTTTCGGGCCAGCGCCATTCCTGCCCATGAGCAGGGAGGAAATGGATCAGCTCGGCTGGGATTCCTGCGACATCATCATCGTCACCGGCGATGCCTACGTTGACCATCCGTCGTTCGGCATGGCGATCATCGGCCGGCTGCTGGAGTCCCAGGGCTTCCGCGTCGGGATCATTGCCCAGCCGAACTGGCAGTCCAAAGACGATTTCATGAAGCTCGGCGAGCCGAACCTGTTCTTCGGTGTCGCGGCCGGCAACATGGACTCGATGATCAACCGCTACACCGCCGACAAGAAAATCCGTTCCGATGACGCCTACACCCCCGGTGGCCTGGCGGGCAAACGTCCGGACCGTGCGAGCCTGGTCTACAGCCAGCGCTGCAAGGAAGCCTACAAAAACGTGCCGATCGTCCTCGGTGGCATCGAAGCTTCGCTGCGCCGCATCGCCCACTACGATTACTGGCAGGACCGGGTGCGCAACTCGATCCTGATCGACGCCTGCGCCGACATCCTGCTCTACGGCAACGCCGAGCGTGCGATCGTCGAAGTCGCCCAGCGTCTGTCCTACGGTCACAAGATCGAAGACATCACCGACGTGCGCGGCACCGCGTTCATCCGTCGCGATACGCCGAAAGACTGGTACGAAGTCGATTCCACGCGCATCGACCGTCCGGGCAAGGTCGACAAGATCATCAACCCGTACGTGAATACCCAGGACACCCAGGCCTGCGCCATCGAGCAGGAAAAGGGTCCGCTGGAAGATCCGGAAGAAGCCAAAGTCGTGCAGATTCTGGCCAGCCCGAAGATGACCCGCGACAAGACTGTGATTCGTCTGCCGTCGGTTGAGAAAGTCCGTGGCGACGCCGTTCTGTATGCTCACGCCAACCGTGTGCTTCACTTGGAAACCAACCCGGGCAACGCCCGTGCGCTGGTGCAGAAGCACGGCGAAGTCGACGTCTGGTTCAACCCGCCGCCGATTCCGATGACCACCGAAGAAATGGACTACGTGTTCGGCATGCCTTACGCACGGGTTCCGCACCCGGCGTACGGTAAGGAAAAGATTCCGGCCTACGACATGATCCGTTTCTCGGTGAACATCATGCGTGGCTGCTTCGGCGGCTGCACCTTCTGCTCGATCACCGAGCACGAAGGCCGGATCATCCAGAACCGTTCCGAAGAGTCGATCATTCGCGAAATCGAAGAGATCCGCGACAAGGTTCCAGGCTTCACCGGCGTCATTTCCGACCTCGGTGGCCCGACCGCGAACATGTACCGCATCGCCTGCAAGAGCCCGGAAATCGAATCCGCGTGCCGCAAGCCTTCGTGCGTGTTCCCCGGCATCTGCCCGAACCTGAACACCGACCACTCGTCGTTGATCCAGCTGTATCGCAGCGCCCGTGCCTTGCCGGGTGTGAAGAAGATCCTGATCGCGTCCGGCCTGCGCTACGACCTCGCGGTCGAGTCGCCGGAATACGTCAAGGAACTGGTGACCCACCACGTCGGTGGTTACCTGAAGATCGCCCCGGAACACACCGAGGAAGGTCCGCTCAACCAGATGATGAAACCGGGCATTGGCAGCTATGACAAGTTCAAGCGCATGTTCGAGAAGTACACCAAGGAAGCCGGGAAAGAGCAGTACCTGATTCCGTACTTCATCGCTGCCCACCCAGGCACTACCGACGAAGACATGATGAACCTGGCCCTGTGGCTCAAGGGCAACGGCTTCCGGGCCGACCAGGTGCAGGCGTTCTACCCGTCGCCGATGGCTACCGCCACTGCGATGTACCACTCGGGCAAGAACCCGCTGCGCAAGGTCACTTACAAGAGCGACACGGTCACCATCGTCAAGAGCGAAGAGCAGCGTCGCCTGCACAAGGCGTTCTTGCGATATCACGACCCGAAAGGCTGGCCGATGTTGCGCGAAGCGCTGACCCGCATGGGCCGCGCCGACCTGATCGGGCCGGGCAAGACCCAGTTGATCCCGCTGCATCAACCGGCCACCGACAGCTACCAGAGCGCCCGTCGCAAGAACTCGACGCCGGCTGGCAGCCATAAAGTGGCGGGGGAGAAGACCACCAAGATCCTCACCCAGCACACCGGCCTGCCGCCGCGTGCCAGTGACGGTGGTAACCCGTGGGACAAACGCGAACAGGCCAAGGCTGCGGCGTTCGCCCGCAACCAGCAAGCGGCCAAGGATCGCAAGGACGCGGCCAAAGGCAAAGGGCCCAAGCCTGCGCGCAAGCCGGTTGTGCCGCGCTAA
- the rplI gene encoding 50S ribosomal protein L9 has product MQLILLEKVTNLGNLGDKVNVKAGYGRNYLLPYGKATAATAANVAAFEERRAELEKAAADRKTSAENRAAQLAELEVTITATAGDEGKLFGSIGTHDIADALTASGVEVAKSEVRLPNGTIRNVGEFDVAVHLHAEVEATVRVVVVAA; this is encoded by the coding sequence ATGCAACTGATCCTTCTGGAAAAAGTCACCAACCTGGGCAACCTGGGTGACAAAGTGAACGTTAAGGCTGGTTACGGTCGTAACTACCTGCTGCCTTACGGCAAAGCGACCGCTGCGACCGCTGCCAACGTGGCTGCGTTCGAAGAGCGTCGCGCTGAGCTTGAAAAAGCCGCAGCAGACCGTAAGACTTCGGCTGAAAACCGCGCCGCCCAACTGGCTGAGCTGGAAGTGACTATCACTGCCACCGCTGGTGACGAAGGCAAGCTGTTCGGTTCGATCGGTACTCACGACATCGCTGATGCACTGACCGCCTCCGGCGTTGAAGTGGCAAAAAGCGAAGTTCGTCTGCCGAACGGCACCATCCGCAACGTAGGCGAATTCGACGTAGCCGTGCACCTGCACGCTGAAGTTGAAGCCACCGTACGCGTTGTCGTGGTAGCAGCTTAA
- the dnaB gene encoding replicative DNA helicase codes for MNDISAPEQYDLQTAALKVPPHSIEAEQAVLGGLMLDNNAWERVLDQVSDGDFYRHDHRLIFRAIAKLADLNSPIDVVTLAEQLDKEGQTSQVGGLGYLGELAKNTPSVANIKAYAQIVRARATLRQLIGIASEIADSAFNPEGRTAEEILDEAERQIFQIAEARPKTGGPVSVNDLLTKAIDRIDTLFNTDNAITGLSTGYTDLDGMTSGLQPSDLIIVAGRPSMGKTTFAMNLVENAVLRSDKCVLVYSLEMPGESLIMRMLSSLGRIDQTKVRAGRLDDDDWPRLTSAVNLLNDRKLFIDDTAGISPSEMRARTRRLVREHGDVALIMIDYLQLMQIPGSGGDNRTNEISEISRSLKALAKEFNCPVVALSQLNRSLEQRPNKRPINSDLRESGAIEQDADVIMFVYRDEVYHPETEHKGIAEIIIGKQRNGPIGTSRLAFIGKYTRFENLAPGSYNFDDE; via the coding sequence ATGAACGATATCTCCGCTCCTGAGCAATACGATCTGCAAACCGCTGCCCTGAAGGTGCCGCCGCACTCCATCGAGGCCGAACAGGCTGTGCTCGGTGGTTTGATGCTGGACAACAACGCCTGGGAACGCGTGCTCGATCAAGTGTCGGACGGCGATTTCTATCGGCATGACCACCGCCTGATCTTCCGTGCCATCGCCAAATTGGCGGACCTGAACTCGCCAATCGACGTCGTGACCCTGGCCGAGCAATTGGACAAGGAAGGTCAGACTTCGCAAGTGGGGGGCCTCGGTTACCTCGGCGAACTCGCAAAAAACACGCCGTCCGTCGCGAACATCAAGGCCTATGCCCAGATCGTCCGCGCGCGGGCCACCTTGCGCCAACTGATCGGCATTGCTTCCGAAATTGCCGACAGCGCCTTCAACCCCGAAGGCCGCACGGCGGAAGAGATTCTCGACGAAGCCGAACGGCAGATCTTCCAGATTGCCGAGGCCCGGCCAAAAACCGGCGGCCCGGTGAGCGTGAATGACCTGCTGACCAAGGCCATCGACCGCATTGACACCTTGTTCAATACCGACAACGCCATCACTGGCCTGTCCACCGGCTACACCGACCTCGACGGCATGACCAGCGGCCTGCAACCGTCTGACCTGATCATCGTGGCCGGCCGTCCATCCATGGGTAAAACCACCTTTGCGATGAACCTGGTGGAAAACGCCGTATTGCGCAGCGACAAGTGCGTCCTGGTTTACTCGCTGGAGATGCCAGGCGAATCGCTGATCATGCGTATGTTGTCGTCCCTGGGCCGCATCGACCAGACCAAGGTCCGGGCCGGTCGCCTCGACGACGACGATTGGCCGCGCCTGACGTCGGCGGTCAATTTGCTCAACGATCGCAAGCTGTTCATCGACGATACGGCGGGTATCAGCCCCTCGGAGATGCGTGCGCGGACCCGGCGCCTGGTGCGCGAGCACGGCGACGTGGCCCTGATCATGATCGACTACCTGCAATTGATGCAGATTCCCGGTTCCGGCGGTGACAACCGGACCAACGAGATTTCCGAAATCTCCCGTTCCTTGAAGGCCCTGGCCAAGGAATTCAACTGCCCGGTGGTGGCGCTCTCGCAGCTCAACCGCTCCCTGGAGCAACGGCCGAACAAACGCCCAATCAACTCCGACCTCCGGGAATCCGGAGCGATCGAGCAGGATGCTGACGTGATCATGTTCGTGTACCGGGATGAGGTGTATCACCCGGAAACCGAGCACAAGGGCATCGCCGAGATCATCATCGGTAAGCAGCGGAACGGCCCGATCGGCACGTCGCGCCTGGCGTTTATCGGTAAGTACACCCGTTTTGAAAACCTGGCGCCGGGTAGTTACAACTTCGACGATGAATAA
- a CDS encoding circularly permuted type 2 ATP-grasp protein yields MPDLLDRYPLTAGTYHELLDDSGAVRPHWRRLFDQLQRSTPAQLVQRQALLTRQIQENGVTYNVYADPKGADRPWELDLLPHVIAADEWQQLSAGIVQRARLLNAVLADLYGPQRLIAEGLLPAELVFGHNNFLWPCQGISPPDGAFLHLYAVDLARTPDGRWWVTADRTQAPSGAGYALENRTIVSRAFPELYRDLKVQHLAGFFRTLQETLARQAPCDDEAPLVVLLTPGRFNESYFEHLYLARQLGYPLVEGGDLTVRDATVYLKTLSGLRRVHAIMRRLDDDFCDPLELRTDSALGVPGLLEAVRQGRVLVANALGSGVLESPGLLGFLPRINQFLFGEELILPSIATWWCGEAPVLAQALEKLPELLIKPAFPSQSFAPVFGRDLSEKQRQALAERMRARPYAYVAQELAQLSQAPIWQAEDGQLQPRAIGMRVYAVASRDGYRVLPGGLTRVAAEADAEVVSMQRGGASKDTWVLGERAPSGEQWKTQRTIGVHDLVRRDPYLPSRVVENLFWFGRYCERCDDSARLLRIMLARYVDGDDPQALEAAVDLGERLHLLPDEGELPERLLAALLGDDWPFSLRSNLQRLQWAASQVRGKLSRENWQALVELQREAIELETEEPDFGELLDFLNRLVMSLAALSGFALDDMTRDEGWRFLMIGRRIERLQFLSASLAAFLRGAGAFDQAGLEWLLELGNSSITYRSRYLAVAQLIPVLDLLLLDEQNPHAVLFQLKLVTRTLKRLNDDFGAPREAGLPQLVERLMHFDLGCLENSLFGEASVHAAVEGLADLLQEISDASSQVSDRLALRHFAHVDDVSQRTVSV; encoded by the coding sequence ATGCCTGACCTGCTTGACCGCTACCCGCTGACGGCGGGCACTTATCACGAACTGCTCGACGACAGCGGCGCGGTGCGCCCGCACTGGCGTCGGCTGTTCGACCAATTGCAACGCAGCACCCCGGCGCAACTGGTGCAGCGCCAGGCGTTGTTGACCCGGCAAATCCAGGAAAACGGCGTGACCTACAACGTCTATGCCGACCCCAAGGGTGCCGATCGCCCGTGGGAACTGGACCTGTTGCCCCATGTAATTGCCGCCGATGAGTGGCAGCAATTGTCCGCCGGGATTGTCCAGCGGGCGCGTTTGCTCAATGCGGTGCTGGCCGACCTTTATGGCCCGCAGCGTTTGATCGCTGAAGGGCTGCTGCCGGCCGAGCTGGTGTTCGGACACAACAACTTTTTATGGCCTTGTCAGGGCATTTCTCCGCCTGACGGGGCCTTTTTGCATCTGTATGCCGTGGATCTGGCGCGCACGCCTGATGGTCGTTGGTGGGTGACGGCGGACCGGACCCAGGCGCCGTCCGGTGCCGGTTATGCGCTGGAAAACCGCACCATCGTGTCCCGGGCCTTCCCCGAGTTGTACCGGGATTTGAAAGTGCAGCACCTGGCCGGCTTCTTTCGCACCTTGCAGGAAACATTGGCCCGTCAGGCACCGTGTGACGATGAGGCGCCGCTTGTGGTGCTGCTGACGCCGGGCCGCTTCAACGAAAGCTATTTCGAACACTTGTACCTGGCACGACAGCTCGGTTATCCACTGGTGGAGGGCGGCGACCTGACCGTTCGTGACGCCACCGTCTACCTGAAAACCCTGAGCGGTCTGCGCCGGGTCCACGCGATCATGCGCCGCCTCGACGATGATTTCTGCGACCCATTGGAGTTGCGCACCGACTCGGCCCTCGGCGTGCCGGGGTTGCTGGAAGCCGTGCGTCAGGGCCGGGTGCTCGTTGCCAATGCCTTGGGCAGCGGCGTGCTGGAGTCGCCGGGGTTGCTGGGCTTCCTGCCAAGGATCAATCAATTCCTGTTCGGCGAAGAACTGATCCTGCCATCCATCGCCACATGGTGGTGCGGTGAAGCGCCGGTATTGGCCCAGGCTTTGGAAAAGCTCCCGGAATTACTGATCAAACCGGCGTTTCCGTCCCAGAGCTTTGCGCCGGTGTTTGGCCGGGATTTGAGTGAAAAACAGCGCCAGGCGCTGGCTGAGCGCATGCGAGCGCGACCTTATGCCTATGTGGCGCAAGAATTGGCGCAACTGTCCCAGGCGCCGATCTGGCAGGCCGAGGACGGTCAGTTGCAGCCTCGAGCCATCGGCATGCGCGTGTATGCGGTGGCCAGTCGCGATGGTTATCGGGTATTGCCTGGTGGATTGACCCGAGTGGCCGCCGAGGCCGACGCCGAAGTGGTGTCGATGCAGCGCGGTGGCGCGAGCAAGGACACGTGGGTGCTCGGTGAGCGAGCCCCCAGCGGCGAACAATGGAAAACCCAGCGCACCATTGGTGTTCATGACTTGGTGCGCCGCGATCCTTATCTGCCTTCGCGGGTGGTGGAGAACCTGTTCTGGTTCGGCCGTTACTGCGAGCGCTGCGATGACAGCGCGCGGCTGCTGCGGATCATGCTGGCGCGTTATGTCGATGGCGATGACCCGCAAGCGCTGGAGGCGGCGGTTGATCTGGGCGAACGGCTGCACCTGTTGCCCGATGAAGGCGAACTGCCGGAGCGTTTGCTTGCTGCACTGTTGGGCGATGACTGGCCGTTCAGCCTGCGTTCCAACCTGCAACGTTTGCAATGGGCGGCCTCGCAAGTGCGCGGCAAGCTCTCACGGGAAAACTGGCAGGCGCTGGTGGAGTTGCAGCGCGAGGCCATTGAACTGGAAACCGAAGAGCCTGATTTCGGCGAGTTGCTGGATTTCCTCAACCGCTTGGTGATGTCCCTGGCGGCGCTGTCCGGTTTTGCATTGGACGATATGACCCGGGACGAAGGCTGGCGCTTCCTGATGATCGGCCGGCGGATCGAGCGCTTGCAGTTTCTCAGCGCCAGTCTCGCGGCGTTTCTGCGCGGTGCCGGGGCCTTTGATCAGGCCGGGCTCGAATGGCTGCTGGAACTGGGTAACAGCAGCATCACTTATCGCTCGCGGTATTTGGCGGTGGCGCAGTTGATCCCGGTGCTTGACCTGTTGCTGCTGGACGAGCAGAACCCGCACGCGGTGCTGTTCCAGTTGAAATTGGTGACCCGAACCTTGAAGCGCCTGAATGACGATTTCGGCGCACCGCGCGAGGCTGGGCTGCCGCAGTTGGTGGAGCGCTTGATGCACTTCGATCTGGGTTGCCTGGAGAACTCGCTGTTTGGCGAAGCCAGCGTCCACGCGGCCGTCGAGGGCTTGGCTGATCTGCTGCAAGAAATCTCTGATGCCAGCAGCCAGGTTTCGGATCGTTTGGCCCTGCGCCATTTTGCCCATGTCGATGATGTCAGCCAGCGCACGGTGTCCGTCTGA